The Planctomycetia bacterium genomic sequence GCGGTCGTAAAAAGTTTGCGTATCGCCGCCGGTCTGTCCCACGAATTGCGGGATGCCCGAGCGCTGGTTGGCGAGCGCTTCGGTCCACTTCGTGTCGCCGTCCTTATCAGTGTCAGCGGCCTTGAGCAATTCATCGACAAAGGCATCGTTCATCTCGACCGCGCCTCGCCCATCAATCCGTAAGACAAACTCCACGATCAGCGGCCCGCTCGGCGTGTACAGTAACAATCGTTTCGTTTGTCCCTTGGCGGGCGGTACGGCTGCGGCCGACTCGGCGGGCGTACCGTCTACAGTCGCGGCAGCTACTTCCGTCGTCGCGGGAGCAGCGTCGACGTTTTCCGCCGCTGGCTTCGTGTCCGCTGCGGCAGCCGTCTCCGTTGCAGCAGGCTCCTTCGACGGCTCCGCCGGCGCTTCCTTGCTCACTACCGAATCCGGCGGCGGCGGCGTGGGAACATCCTGCGCTGGCGAAACTTCCGGTGCGGCGACCACTGGCGCTGGCGTAACCGGCGCCGGCGGCGCGGAATTGTTGCAGCCCACTACGCCGACAATCGCTAGCAGCGCGATCCCTACAAAGCGTCTCATGGCTGCCTCCTCTCGTTTCGCGACGAGCGACACAGTGCGCTAATGATTCAGTGAGAACTCAGCGCTGTTTAGCAGCGCCCAGCAGACGTCGCTCAACGCCTGGCGTCGATCTCCATTCGCGCCGCCGTTGGCGAGATAGGTCGAGAGCACCGACGACTCCTGCTCAGTCGGCAATCGCGTCAACGACGACAAGAACAGCGCTTCGACGCGTTCTTCGTCCGACAAGAACGGCGCTTCGAGCGCTCCCAGCAACCCACTGCGTTCCAGGTCCGTCGCTTCGACGATCTGCGCGCCGTTCATCAACGTCAATGCCTGCGGGATGCCCGATTGCAGTTCCGGGCCCCCCGCCGTCGGGCTTTGGAACTTGGCGCGGAACGCCTGCCGTTCCGGATCGAGCCCCATCAGAAACGCCTGCTCGGGCGACATGTCATTGTTGGTACGTTGGCGGCGCATGACCTTGAGCAGCGAGTCATACAACTGATCCGCCGACAACGTCTTGATCGACATCCGCGCAAACTGCTCGTGCTTGGCCGGTTCGCCATCCACTTCGCTGGACAGTTGATACGCCCGCGTCCGCGCCAGCGTGCGGAACAGCTCCCGCATGTCGTAACCGCTGTCGATGAAGTAGTTGGCCAATTCCTCGAGCAACTCCGGATGGCTCGGCGGGTTGGCGTCGCGCATGTCGTCCACCGGGTCGATCAAGCCGCGGCCGAACAATAGCGCCCAAGCGCGATTCACCGCGGCGCGAGCGAAGTAAGGATTATCGCGCGAAGCGAGCCAAATCGCCAACTGTCGCCGGCGTCCTTCCGCGTCCGAGGCGTCGACCGGCTGACCATCCAGGAAGCGCGGCTCCACCGTCTCGGTCGTCTCCGGCAACATCACTTCGCCGGAATCGGTATCGATCACCTGCGCGGAAAGCCGGCGCTGGCTTTGCCCTGGTCGCAGCCGTGCGAAGAACGCCGCATAGCCCCAGAAGTCCTTTTGTTTCCACTTGTCGAACGGATGATCGTGACATTGCGCGCACTCGATTTGCACGCCGAGAAAAATCCGCGCCGTCCGCGCCGCCAGATCTTCCGGCTTCAATTGCAAGGCCGTGTAGAACAAGGCCGGGCCGGTTTCGTTGCCGGCGCC encodes the following:
- a CDS encoding DUF1549 and DUF1553 domain-containing protein, with translation MISALRWGIGLGCILAAQVAIGAKVGEITDGPDRARMLARVDELLAAEWQQAGVTPTAPAGDAEFLRRAYLDLAGTIPTAAEARTFFADADPDKRAKLIDRLTESPAYASHLANVWRQMLLPGDMDIQQFGGVIGFERWLRGHFAENTRYDNVVADLLVTTGAGNETGPALFYTALQLKPEDLAARTARIFLGVQIECAQCHDHPFDKWKQKDFWGYAAFFARLRPGQSQRRLSAQVIDTDSGEVMLPETTETVEPRFLDGQPVDASDAEGRRRQLAIWLASRDNPYFARAAVNRAWALLFGRGLIDPVDDMRDANPPSHPELLEELANYFIDSGYDMRELFRTLARTRAYQLSSEVDGEPAKHEQFARMSIKTLSADQLYDSLLKVMRRQRTNNDMSPEQAFLMGLDPERQAFRAKFQSPTAGGPELQSGIPQALTLMNGAQIVEATDLERSGLLGALEAPFLSDEERVEALFLSSLTRLPTEQESSVLSTYLANGGANGDRRQALSDVCWALLNSAEFSLNH